The genomic window CCGGCTGTCAAGAACATTATTACGGGGGCTATTTTCGCCGGTCGAATCCAGTCCCGGTTGACCCTGGTTCCCGGCCCGGTTCCGATCTGCTGGACAATCTCGGGCAGAGTCATATATTAGTAACAAGAAGCAGTGAGTCCAATGTGTACCGGTGCCTTACCGGCTCGAGCCGACCTCACGCGGGGCCGATCGGGAAACGGGTTCCCGGAAGAGGGGTGGTTTGCGCCGGGGACCGGTCGTTTTGCCGCCAAGTCGTTTTGCCGCGGACAATTTCCCGGAATGAATGAAAGAGAGGTGATCCGAGTGGCCTCGGTGAGAGACTTCAAGAAAGTTTCCGATACCGTATGGGAAATACCTTCGAGCTACAAGGACGGCATGCGCGTGCCCGCCCGGATATATGCCACGGAGCGGCTGATCCGGGAGATGGACGACGGAGTGATCGACCAGGTGACAAACGTCGCCACCCTTCCCGGGATTGTGGGCCATGCGTTTTGCATGCCCGACGGGCACTGGGGTTACGGTTTCCCCATCGGGGGGGTGGCGGCCATGGATGCCCGTTCGGGGGTCATTTCGCCCGGCGGCATCGGGTTCGACGTCAACTGCGGGATGCGGTTGGTGTTGACCAATCTGAGCTTCGGAGAGGTCAGGGAGCGACTGCGAGACTTGGTGGACCGGCTCTTCGAGAGGGTTCCCGCGGGGGTGGGCAGCACGGGTTTGCTCAAGATTTCGCAGGATGAATTCCGGCGCGTGGTGGAGGAAGGTGCCCGCTGGTGCGTCAGGAACGGCTACGGATGGGACGAAGACCTGGAGCGCACCGAGGAATTCGGCTGCATTTCGGGGGCCGATGCGTCCAAAATCAGCAACAAGGCCGTTGAGCGAGGATACAAACAAATCGGCACCCTGGGTTCGGGCAACCACTACCTGGAGATCCAGGTGGTGAAGCCGGAGAACATTTTCGATCCTCAACTGGCGCGAGCCTTCGGCATCACCCTGCCCGAACAGGTGGCCGTCATGTTTCATTGCGGGAGCAGGGGCTTCGGTCACCAGGTGGCCACGGATTATCTGCAGCTGTTTCTCAAAGTCATGGAAAAGAAGTACGGCATAAGGATTCTGGACCGTGAGCTGGCCTGTGCTCCGTTCAATTCCCCGGAAGGCCGCGATTACTTTGCCGCCATGAAATGCGCCGTCAACATGTCTTTTGCCAACCGCCAGGTCATTCTGCACCGGGTGAGGGAGGTATTCTCCGATGTGTTCGGACGCGATCCCGCCGAAATGGGGCTTCACCAGGTTTACGATGTCGCCCACAACACGGCCAAGCTCGAAGAACACATCCTTGACGGGCAGCCTCGGCAGCTCCTGGTGCACCGCAAGGGAGCCACTCGTGCGTTCGGCCCGGGAGCCCACGCGCTGCCGCCGGTCTATCGGAATACGGGACAACCGGTCATTGTCGGAGG from Syntrophobacter fumaroxidans MPOB includes these protein-coding regions:
- a CDS encoding RtcB family protein — its product is MNEREVIRVASVRDFKKVSDTVWEIPSSYKDGMRVPARIYATERLIREMDDGVIDQVTNVATLPGIVGHAFCMPDGHWGYGFPIGGVAAMDARSGVISPGGIGFDVNCGMRLVLTNLSFGEVRERLRDLVDRLFERVPAGVGSTGLLKISQDEFRRVVEEGARWCVRNGYGWDEDLERTEEFGCISGADASKISNKAVERGYKQIGTLGSGNHYLEIQVVKPENIFDPQLARAFGITLPEQVAVMFHCGSRGFGHQVATDYLQLFLKVMEKKYGIRILDRELACAPFNSPEGRDYFAAMKCAVNMSFANRQVILHRVREVFSDVFGRDPAEMGLHQVYDVAHNTAKLEEHILDGQPRQLLVHRKGATRAFGPGAHALPPVYRNTGQPVIVGGSMETGSYLLAGVETGSQTFFSTAHGSGRTMSRKQAKRMFQGKQLQRDMEGRGIYVRTVSFSGLAEEAGPAYKDIDEVVGATELAGISRRVARLIPVGNVKG